In the Peptoclostridium acidaminophilum DSM 3953 genome, one interval contains:
- a CDS encoding histidine triad nucleotide-binding protein, producing the protein MNSCIFCKIASGEIPSNKVYEDEKVLAFRDIKPVAPLHILVVPKKHYVSIMDIPAEDMDITAHICSVIQKIAIDEGIAADGFRVVINCGKNGGQEVDHLHYHVLAGRNLTWPPG; encoded by the coding sequence GTGAACAGCTGCATTTTTTGCAAGATAGCAAGCGGAGAAATTCCTTCAAACAAGGTGTATGAGGATGAAAAGGTCTTGGCTTTCAGGGATATAAAGCCAGTGGCGCCCCTACACATACTGGTCGTGCCCAAAAAGCATTATGTCAGCATAATGGACATACCGGCCGAGGATATGGACATAACAGCCCACATTTGCTCTGTAATACAAAAGATTGCAATTGACGAGGGTATAGCTGCCGACGGTTTCAGGGTCGTAATAAACTGCGGCAAAAACGGCGGCCAGGAGGTCGACCATCTCCACTATCACGTGCTTGCCGGAAGAAACCTTACATGGCCTCCAGGTTAA